The uncultured Bacteroides sp. DNA segment TTGTTTCAACAGGCTTTCTACGACAGAAACATCAATAATGAAAGATCCTTTTTCTATTGCATTAACTCTTAATTCTATTGTCATCGCTCCACCACTAAGCTCTTTATTGGCTTCTGTTATTACTGTCTGATAATGGATTAATACGTTAATTAAGGTATTAGCGTCGATCTGATGTTCCTGACCTTCAAATTTTATTTGCATGCTCTTTTTTCTCATTGCTTTTAGTACTACAAATAAAGATAAAAATACTCGGAAAAACAAAGGTTTGGAATACGAAGATTTTATTTATCATCATCATACCCCAAACATTGAAACAAGATAGCCGGAAAATAAAAGAAACAAGTTGCGTAAGTTTAAAATAAAAACTAAATTTACAACAGAAATCTAACTATCTAATAATATGAAAACAAAATGCACCTTATTCTTTATGCTAATGATTGCTCTCGTGCAATTATCTTTCGCTAGTTCGAGTGTCAAAACTCCTTCCGGTGCGATGCAGTTGAAGCCCCGAATAGTTGTTTTAACTGATATTGCTCCCGGAGATGTTGAACCGGATGACATGGAGTCGATGGTTCGTCTTTTAGTTCATGCCGATCAATTTGAAATAGAAGCCTTAATCGCCTCAGGTGGATGGAACAGTAGTGGTCGTGCCTATCCCACATCTTGGATGAACAATCTGGATACAACGATTAACGCTTACGAAAAGGATCTGCCCAACCTGATGAAACGCTCGGAACAAATCGGCTTTTTGCCTTTGGAAAAAGAGAACGGAAGGCAGAAAATAGGATACTGGCCGAGTGCGAATTATTTGAGAAGCCGTACGATGCTAGGTAGCTTAAATCTGGGCCATAAAGAGATTGGGGAAAAGAATGATTCTCCGGGAAGTGATTTTATCATCAAGCTAGTTGATGAAGATAAAGATGACGCTCGTCCGCTGTGGATTGCCGTTTGGGGAGGGGGAAATACCTTGGCACAGGCTATCTGGCGGGTAAAGAAAGAGCGTACCAAAGAGCAGCTAGAAGCATTTCTACATAAACTATGTGTTTACACGATAACCGATCAAGACGTTCCTTGGGCAGAGCGGCATAGCAATTATCCTTTCAGCTCCCATCAATGGATGCGTCAGTTTGAAAAAGATCTGCTGTTTATCTGGGATGAAAGTGCATGGCTTTCTCAGTGCGAAATCGGAGCGAAAAACTGGAGTGGATATGCCACTCATATTCAAAATCATGGCAATCTGGGACGCATCTATCCGAAGTTCAAGTATGGAGTAGAAGGTGATACGCCATCGTTTCTTCACCTAATGCCGAATGGCCTCAAC contains these protein-coding regions:
- a CDS encoding nucleoside hydrolase-like domain-containing protein yields the protein MKTKCTLFFMLMIALVQLSFASSSVKTPSGAMQLKPRIVVLTDIAPGDVEPDDMESMVRLLVHADQFEIEALIASGGWNSSGRAYPTSWMNNLDTTINAYEKDLPNLMKRSEQIGFLPLEKENGRQKIGYWPSANYLRSRTMLGSLNLGHKEIGEKNDSPGSDFIIKLVDEDKDDARPLWIAVWGGGNTLAQAIWRVKKERTKEQLEAFLHKLCVYTITDQDVPWAERHSNYPFSSHQWMRQFEKDLLFIWDESAWLSQCEIGAKNWSGYATHIQNHGNLGRIYPKFKYGVEGDTPSFLHLMPNGLNDPTMPKQVGWGGYFEWGLGMDKETSSYTNHNGKAKDISVKYEAYFYPAIFNNFAARMDWAKDGKGNRNPIVIVNNKKNIDILKISCKLGKELVLDASKSYDPDGDQLTFKWWVLPEAGTYEGDVTIEHSDTSRATVLVPSNAAGKTFHVICEVTDNGTHNLTSYRRIIVESIK